One window from the genome of Cucumis melo cultivar AY chromosome 10, USDA_Cmelo_AY_1.0, whole genome shotgun sequence encodes:
- the LOC103500268 gene encoding uncharacterized protein LOC103500268 has protein sequence MAGSGGEVRLKLLIDSEQKRVLFGEADKNLIDFLFNLLSLPLGTVIRLLKKQGMVGSLANLYESVEALNDTYLQPNQSKDNLLKPKVSFSASTLLLPNIESYADKKKFYLCGNRCGYNVASNPTAVCPSCRNAMSIECALVNPPNANTQTTQDVGDFGGFVKGVVTYMVMDDLSVKPMSTISSITLLNKFNIKEVGALEEKVITLDVNRGVKLLRASLQSKTVLTDVFLGRKF, from the exons atggCAGGATCAGGTGGTGAAGTGAGATTAAAGCTTCTTATAGATTCAGAACAAAAAAGAGTTCTTTTCGGTGAAGCAGACAAGAACTTgattgattttcttttcaatCTCCTTTCCCTTCCACTTGGGACTGTGATTAGGCTTCTGAAAAAACAAGGCATGGTTGGAAGCTTGGCTAATTTGTATGAGAGTGTTGAAGCTTTGAATGACACATATTTGCAGCCAAATCAAAGCAAAGACAACCTTTTAAAGCCTAAAGTTTCATTCTCTGCCTCTACCTTGCTTTTGCCAAACATCGAATCTTATGCTGACAAAAAGAAGTTCTACTTATGTGGTAATAGATGTGGTTATAACGTTGCTAGTAACCCTACGGCGGTTTGTCCGAGTTGTAGGAATGCAATGAGTATAGAATGTGCACTTGTAAATCCACCAAATGCAAATACACAGACAACACAAGATGTGGGAGACTTTGGAGGGTTTGTGAAAGGTGTGGTGACATATATGGTGATGGATGACTTGAGTGTCAAACCAATGTCTACCATTTCTAGTATTACTCTCTTGAACAAGTTTAATATCAAAGAAGTTGGTGCTTTGGAGGAAAAAGTCATCACTTTGGATGTTAATCgg GGAGTAAAGCTGCTGAGGGCATCCCTGCAATCCAAGACTGTTCTCACTGATGTTTTCCTTGGAAGAAAGTTCTGA
- the LOC107991848 gene encoding uncharacterized mitochondrial protein AtMg00810-like produces the protein MNLNEKLQQNDGAEMVDKHQFKSFVGGLIYLTHTRHDISYSIGVISRFMQCPSRDHFDAAKQVMRYIAGTIEYGIWYSKVSDFKLCGFTESDWASSLDDRRSVSANVFTLGSGVIT, from the coding sequence ATGAATTTGAATGAGAAGCTGCAACAAAATGATGGTGCAGAGATGGTCGATAAGCATCAGTTTAAAAGCTTTGTTGGAGGCTTGATTTATCTAACTCATACCCGTCATGATATTTCGTATTCTATTGGTGTGATTTCTAGGTTTATGCAATGTCCTTCAAGGGATCATTTCGACGCAGCAAAGCAGGTTATGCGATACATTGCTGGAACTATAGAATATGGCATTTGGTACTCTAAAGTTTCTGATTTCAAATTATGCGGGTTCACAGAGAGTGATTGGGCGAGCTCCTTGGATGATAGGCGAAGTGTTTCAGCGAATGTTTTCACTTTAGGATCAGGAGTTATTACTTAG
- the LOC127151468 gene encoding calreticulin-3-like, translating to MHFTVSKIPYTLQPADWDDREYIEDPNDVKPEGYDSIPAEIPDPKAKEPDTWDEDEDGMWKAPKVPNPAYKGPWKRKKIKNPNYKGKWKTPWIDNPEFEDDPNLYVLRPIKYMGIEVWQVKAGSVFDNILICDDP from the exons ATGCATTTTACAGTTTCTAAAATTCCCTATACCTTACAGCCTGCTGACTGGGATGACAGAGAATACATTGAAGATCCTAATGATGTTAAACCAGAG GGATATGATTCAATCCCAGCCGAGATTCCTGATCCGAAGGCTAAAGAG CCTGATACATGGGACGAGGATGAGGATGGCATGTGGAAGGCTCCCAAGGTTCCAAATCCAGCATACAAGGGACCGTGGAAGCGTAAG AAAATCAAGAACCCCAATTACAAGGGAAAATGGAAGACTCCATGGATTGATAATCCAG AGTTTGAGGATGATCCTAATCTTTACGTGCTAAGACCAATAAAGTATATGGGCATTGAAGTTTGGCAG GTAAAAGCTGGATCAGTTTTTGACAACATTTTGATATGCGATGACCCCTAG